Proteins from one Fragaria vesca subsp. vesca linkage group LG6, FraVesHawaii_1.0, whole genome shotgun sequence genomic window:
- the LOC101298346 gene encoding ammonium transporter 1 member 2-like: MEHAHAPRVWRFGLYKNRISSSASRALLFDNVRTRGLLFTGLFATERFVNEVYSGRPGRPYGLFMGGGGKLLAAQVVQILVVMGWVTVTMGPLFYGLHKLKLLRVSDTDETAGMDLTRHGGFAYVYNDEDEASVEPEFMMRRVGPTDDASPFP; this comes from the coding sequence ATGGAACATGCCCACGCGCCAAGAGTTTGGCGTTTTGGGCTCTACAAGAATAGAATTTCTAGCTCGGCTTCTAGAGCTTTGCTCTTTGATAATGTAAGAACGCGGGGGTTGCTATTTACTGGTCTTTTTGCGACGGAGAGGTTCGTGAATGAGGTGTACTCGGGAAGGCCAGGGAGGCCGTATGGTCTGTTCATGGGCGGTGGAGGGAAGCTGCTGGCGGCTCAAGTGGTGCAGATACTGGTGGTGATGGGGTGGGTGACGGTGACTATGGGGCCGCTGTTTTACGGGCTTCATAAGCTGAAGCTGCTGAGGGTTTCCGATACGGACGAGACGGCGGGGATGGATTTGACGAGGCATGGAGGGTTTGCTTATGTGTACAATGATGAGGATGAGGCTTCTGTTGAGCCGGAGTTTATGATGAGGAGGGTTGGACCTACGGATGATGCCAGTCCTTTCCCGTAG